GCCTCGGCCGCCGTGCGGAAATAGAAGATCTCGCTGCCCGCGGCGACGAGGAGGAAGCCATCGTCGAACACCTGCTGCCAGGTCTTGCCACGGCGCGGCACGGAGGCGAGCGGCTTGCCGGTCGGGCGCACCGCCGCCACGCATTCGGCGATCAGCGCCTCCACTTCCGGCGCATTGGTCTGCCCCGGCAGGCCGACGCTGCCGGAAAGGTCGGTCGGGCCGATGAACACCACGTCGACGCCGTCGACCTCGGCGATGGCGCGGGCGTTGCGCACGCCCAGCACCGTCTCGATCTGCACCATGATCAGCAGCTCGTCATGGGCGCGCTCCAGATAATCCCTGGCGACGCCGTAGCCGCTGGCGCGGGTGGCGTCCCAGGCATTGCCGCGCTTGCCCGCCGGCGGGAAGCGGCAGGCGTCGACGATCTCCCTGGCCTGCTCGGCGGTCTCGACCATCGGCACCAGCAGCCCCTCCGCGCCGGCATCGGCGATGCGGCGCAGATAGATCGGCTCGGAGGACGGCACGCGGATCACGGCCGTGGCGTCGGTGACCGCGGCGGC
Above is a genomic segment from Labrys wisconsinensis containing:
- a CDS encoding HpcH/HpaI aldolase family protein, translated to MIRQNRLKANLKAGRKSFGMWLQSADPTFAEITALVGFDFFIMDQEHGPGDVQAAMAMMRAAAVTDATAVIRVPSSEPIYLRRIADAGAEGLLVPMVETAEQAREIVDACRFPPAGKRGNAWDATRASGYGVARDYLERAHDELLIMVQIETVLGVRNARAIAEVDGVDVVFIGPTDLSGSVGLPGQTNAPEVEALIAECVAAVRPTGKPLASVPRRGKTWQQVFDDGFLLVAAGSEIFYFRTAAEAQHRDWQRYREGAG